A stretch of the Thiocystis violascens DSM 198 genome encodes the following:
- the clpS gene encoding ATP-dependent Clp protease adapter ClpS, giving the protein MSDDIPGDERESGLTVQEARPKLRRPPLFKVLLLNDDYTPMEFVVLVLEIFFSMNRDKATQVMLHVHTRGVGVCGVFTKEIAETKVAQVNDYARSNQHPLMCTMEEA; this is encoded by the coding sequence ATGAGTGACGATATACCAGGGGACGAACGCGAATCCGGGCTGACCGTCCAAGAGGCCCGACCCAAATTACGGCGTCCGCCCTTGTTCAAAGTCCTGTTACTGAACGACGATTACACTCCGATGGAGTTCGTGGTGCTCGTTCTTGAGATTTTTTTCAGTATGAACCGCGACAAGGCGACCCAGGTCATGCTCCATGTGCATACCCGGGGCGTTGGCGTCTGCGGCGTCTTCACCAAGGAGATCGCCGAGACCAAGGTCGCGCAGGTGAACGATTACGCGCGCAGCAATCAGCATCCGCTGATGTGTACAATGGAAGAGGCGTAG
- the clpA gene encoding ATP-dependent Clp protease ATP-binding subunit ClpA — translation MLSKELEFTLNRAFKEARAKHHEYMTVEHMLLSLLDNPTAAKVLRACGLDADRLRREISAFIEETTPLIPAKEERDTQPTLGFQRVLQRAVFHVQSAGKKEVTGANVLVALFSEQDSQAVYLLNQQDVTRLDVVNYISHGISKVPGENQEDDAPGEPDEVRGEEKEGSSPLENFASNLNEMARQGRIDPLIGRGPEVERTIQILCRRRKNNPLFVGEAGVGKTAIAEGLAKMIVDGEVPEILNNAVIYALDLGALVAGTKYRGDFEKRLKAVLAQLKRQPHAILFIDEIHTIIGAGSASGGVMDASNLIKPVLASGDLRCIGSTTYQEYRGIFEKDRALARRFQKIDVDEPSIEETFEILKGLKSRFEEHHQVTYTNPALRAAAELSSRYINDRHLPDKAIDVIDEAGAHVQLKSPAKRKKRIDVADVEAIVAKMARIPSKRVSVSDTESLKNLDRDLKMVVYGQDPAIDALTSAIRMNRSGLGNEGKPIGSFLFTGPTGVGKTEVTRQLARILGMELLRFDMSEYMERHTVSRLIGAPPGYVGFDQGGLLTEQINKHPHSVLLLDEIEKAHPDVFNLLLQVMDHGTLTDNNGRKADFRSVVLVMTTNAGAEETARRSIGFTEQDHSTDGLEALKRYFSPEFRNRLDAVVQFGSLGEETIRSVVDKFVFELEQQLEEKKVSLSVDAEARRWIAEKGYDPKMGARPMARVIQNHIKKPLANELLFGELVGGGAVRVRVEDGELAFEINGERQVL, via the coding sequence ATGCTGAGCAAAGAACTCGAATTTACACTGAACCGGGCCTTCAAGGAGGCGCGCGCCAAACACCACGAATACATGACCGTGGAACATATGCTGCTGTCGCTGCTGGACAATCCGACGGCCGCCAAGGTGCTGCGGGCCTGCGGGCTGGACGCGGATCGTCTACGCCGGGAGATTTCGGCCTTCATCGAAGAGACCACACCGCTGATCCCCGCGAAGGAAGAGCGCGATACTCAGCCCACGCTCGGTTTCCAGCGGGTGCTTCAGCGCGCCGTGTTCCATGTCCAGTCCGCCGGCAAGAAGGAGGTGACCGGGGCCAACGTCCTGGTTGCGCTCTTCAGCGAGCAGGACTCCCAGGCGGTGTATCTGCTCAATCAGCAGGATGTCACCCGGCTCGACGTCGTCAATTACATCTCCCACGGCATTTCCAAGGTGCCGGGCGAAAATCAGGAAGACGATGCGCCGGGCGAGCCGGACGAGGTGCGCGGGGAAGAGAAGGAAGGTTCCAGTCCACTCGAAAATTTCGCCTCCAACCTGAACGAGATGGCACGTCAGGGCCGCATCGATCCGCTGATCGGCCGCGGCCCCGAGGTGGAACGCACCATTCAGATCCTGTGCCGGCGACGCAAGAACAATCCCTTGTTCGTCGGCGAGGCCGGAGTGGGCAAGACCGCGATTGCCGAGGGTCTGGCCAAGATGATCGTCGATGGCGAGGTTCCCGAAATTCTGAACAATGCTGTGATCTATGCGCTTGATCTCGGCGCTCTGGTCGCGGGCACCAAATATCGCGGCGACTTCGAAAAACGCCTGAAAGCGGTGCTCGCGCAACTCAAGCGCCAGCCGCACGCGATTCTCTTCATTGACGAGATCCACACCATCATCGGCGCAGGCTCCGCCTCGGGCGGGGTGATGGACGCCTCGAATCTCATCAAGCCGGTGCTGGCCTCCGGCGATCTGCGTTGCATCGGCTCGACCACCTATCAGGAATATCGCGGCATCTTCGAGAAAGACCGGGCGCTCGCGCGGCGCTTTCAGAAGATCGACGTAGACGAGCCTTCGATCGAGGAGACCTTCGAGATTCTCAAGGGGCTCAAATCCCGCTTCGAGGAGCATCATCAGGTCACCTATACCAATCCGGCCCTGCGCGCCGCCGCCGAACTGTCGAGCCGCTATATCAACGATCGTCATTTGCCCGACAAGGCGATCGACGTGATCGACGAGGCCGGCGCCCATGTGCAACTGAAAAGCCCGGCCAAGCGAAAAAAACGCATCGACGTGGCGGATGTCGAGGCCATCGTCGCCAAGATGGCGCGGATTCCGTCCAAGCGCGTCTCGGTGTCCGATACCGAATCGCTCAAGAACCTGGATCGCGATCTCAAGATGGTGGTCTATGGTCAGGATCCGGCCATCGACGCACTGACCTCGGCGATCCGCATGAATCGCTCGGGGCTGGGCAATGAGGGCAAGCCCATCGGTTCATTCCTCTTCACCGGACCGACGGGCGTCGGCAAGACCGAGGTCACGCGCCAGTTGGCCCGCATCCTCGGGATGGAACTGCTGCGTTTCGATATGTCCGAGTACATGGAGCGGCACACCGTCTCGCGTCTGATCGGCGCGCCGCCCGGTTATGTCGGCTTCGATCAGGGCGGGCTGCTGACCGAGCAGATCAACAAGCATCCGCACTCGGTGTTATTGCTCGACGAGATCGAAAAGGCTCATCCGGATGTGTTCAATCTGCTGCTGCAGGTGATGGATCACGGCACACTGACCGACAACAATGGGCGCAAGGCGGATTTCCGTAGCGTGGTGCTCGTCATGACCACCAACGCCGGCGCCGAGGAGACCGCGCGCCGCTCGATCGGTTTCACCGAACAGGATCACTCGACCGACGGTTTGGAGGCACTCAAGCGCTACTTCTCGCCCGAATTCCGCAACCGGCTCGACGCCGTCGTTCAGTTCGGCTCGCTGGGCGAGGAAACCATCCGCAGCGTGGTCGATAAGTTCGTCTTCGAGCTGGAACAGCAACTGGAAGAGAAGAAGGTCAGCCTGAGCGTCGATGCCGAGGCCCGTCGCTGGATTGCCGAGAAGGGCTATGATCCCAAGATGGGCGCGCGTCCCATGGCCCGCGTCATCCAGAACCACATCAAGAAACCGCTTGCCAACGAATTGCTGTTCGGCGAACTGGTGGGTGGCGGTGCGGTCCGGGTCCGGGTCGAAGACGGTGAGCTGGCCTTCGAAATCAATGGAGAGAGGCAGGTGCTATAA
- a CDS encoding glutathione peroxidase: MLQDRTGSRVPEVTFRTRSGHEWVDVTTNDIFAGKTVAVFSLPGAFTPTCSSSHVPRYNQLMPVFKQHGVDEIVCMSVNDTFVMNEWQKTQNADNLMFIPDGNGEFSEGMGLLVDKSDIGFGKRSWRYSMLVRDGVIEKMFIEPEVEGDPYGVSDADTMLEYLAPSAPKPLNATVMTRDGCPFCAKAKEALKSAGIAYEELLLNRDYTEQSLRAVANATSVPQVFIDGQLIGGSDKLEDWLKTRTI; encoded by the coding sequence ATGTTGCAGGATCGTACCGGAAGCCGCGTCCCCGAGGTCACCTTTCGCACCCGCAGTGGTCACGAGTGGGTCGATGTGACGACCAACGACATCTTTGCCGGCAAGACCGTCGCGGTTTTCTCCCTGCCAGGCGCCTTCACGCCCACCTGCTCGTCCTCGCATGTGCCGCGCTACAATCAACTGATGCCGGTCTTCAAGCAGCACGGCGTCGACGAAATCGTCTGCATGTCGGTCAACGACACCTTTGTCATGAACGAATGGCAAAAGACCCAGAATGCCGACAACCTGATGTTCATCCCTGACGGCAACGGCGAGTTCAGCGAGGGCATGGGCCTGCTGGTGGACAAGAGCGACATCGGCTTCGGCAAGCGTTCCTGGCGTTACTCCATGCTGGTGCGCGATGGCGTAATCGAAAAGATGTTCATCGAGCCCGAGGTCGAAGGCGACCCCTATGGCGTCTCCGACGCCGATACCATGCTGGAGTATCTGGCGCCGAGCGCGCCCAAGCCGCTGAATGCGACCGTCATGACCCGCGACGGTTGCCCGTTCTGCGCCAAGGCCAAGGAGGCGCTGAAGAGCGCGGGGATCGCCTACGAGGAACTGCTGCTCAACCGCGACTACACCGAGCAGAGCCTGCGCGCGGTTGCCAATGCCACGTCGGTGCCGCAGGTCTTCATCGACGGTCAGTTGATCGGCGGTTCCGACAAACTGGAGGACTGGCTGAAGACTCGCACGATCTGA
- a CDS encoding autotransporter assembly complex protein TamA, whose amino-acid sequence MAWLPGEPGWSKRRLSFARRSGQGLFVRLLLVGLLLPTGLLHALTLDVKVEGLEGQPQANVLALLAIYQERDDRDLIPERILGLHRLAPEQIREALAPFGFYRVAVEDRLEPAADPNGRWTAVYRVNPGEPIKIGSVTYQVTGEGADNPGFPKEFPMRVGDVLLHSVYEKAKADLRYTASQEGYLDAQLLRHQVLVDPVAYDARIEFHLDTGPQYRIGKVRFQQDLLDEDLLRRYVKFKPGVVYDPDLLLGLQGRLLGSEYYSDVEIVPLTDQAGPNHEIPIEVIAKRNLPNKYRIGLGYATDVGPRLSMDWRRRYLNRWGHKLRTELSLAPALSNLELDYRIPIQDPTRDYIIIKPQSTYTDTATRKGWVHSVQAAHSTLTPRGWRRNLGLDYRYEDLELASDSSDALGATSELVPTLSWSKTVSDDPINTNRGYRIKYTLLGAVQGLISEASYLSGQIQFKWVRRFAERYRVITRTDLGATLADSVDDLPASRRFYAGGDNSIRGWGFDALGPNDPVTDAAVGGRYLAVGSLELERQIKGPWSAAIFTDFGNAFDPDYEQRFAQSAGFGVRWASPIGQVRLDLAFALTKDQGDDEGGLPPARLHIVIGPDL is encoded by the coding sequence ATGGCGTGGTTGCCGGGTGAGCCCGGGTGGTCAAAACGGCGGTTATCGTTCGCGAGACGTTCGGGACAGGGGCTTTTCGTCCGTCTCCTGCTGGTTGGTCTCCTACTGCCGACGGGGTTGCTGCATGCGCTGACGCTCGACGTCAAGGTCGAGGGACTCGAAGGTCAGCCGCAGGCCAATGTCCTGGCGCTCCTGGCGATCTATCAGGAGCGCGATGATCGCGATCTGATCCCGGAGCGCATTCTCGGTCTGCATCGTCTGGCGCCCGAGCAGATCCGCGAGGCGCTGGCGCCGTTTGGCTTCTATCGCGTCGCGGTGGAGGATCGCCTGGAGCCGGCCGCCGACCCGAACGGACGCTGGACGGCGGTGTACCGAGTCAATCCAGGCGAGCCGATCAAGATCGGATCGGTGACGTATCAGGTGACCGGGGAGGGTGCCGACAACCCCGGATTCCCGAAAGAATTCCCCATGCGGGTGGGCGATGTCCTGCTGCATTCCGTCTATGAAAAGGCCAAGGCCGATCTTCGTTATACGGCCTCGCAGGAGGGGTACCTGGATGCGCAGTTGTTGCGCCATCAAGTGCTCGTCGACCCGGTTGCCTATGACGCGCGGATTGAATTTCATCTGGACACCGGTCCGCAATACCGCATTGGCAAGGTCCGGTTTCAGCAGGATCTGCTCGACGAGGATCTGTTGCGCCGCTATGTGAAGTTCAAGCCGGGCGTGGTCTATGACCCGGATCTGCTGCTCGGTTTGCAGGGGCGACTGCTCGGCAGCGAATATTACAGCGATGTCGAAATCGTGCCGCTGACGGATCAGGCCGGTCCGAACCACGAGATCCCGATCGAGGTGATCGCCAAGCGCAATCTGCCGAACAAATATCGCATTGGCCTGGGGTACGCGACCGATGTCGGGCCGCGCCTGAGCATGGATTGGCGCCGCCGCTATCTCAATCGCTGGGGGCATAAACTGCGTACCGAACTGAGTCTGGCGCCGGCGCTGTCGAATTTGGAACTGGATTATCGCATCCCGATCCAGGATCCCACCCGCGACTACATCATCATCAAGCCCCAGTCCACCTATACGGATACCGCGACCCGAAAGGGTTGGGTGCACTCGGTTCAGGCGGCCCATTCCACTCTGACTCCGCGCGGCTGGCGGCGCAATCTCGGACTCGATTATCGGTACGAGGATCTGGAACTCGCCTCCGATTCGTCCGATGCGCTCGGCGCGACCAGCGAACTGGTTCCGACGCTGTCCTGGTCGAAGACCGTCTCGGATGATCCGATCAATACCAACCGAGGTTATCGGATCAAGTACACCCTGTTGGGCGCCGTGCAGGGGCTGATCTCCGAAGCCTCCTATCTGAGCGGCCAGATCCAGTTCAAATGGGTCCGGCGCTTCGCCGAACGCTACCGCGTCATCACCCGGACCGACCTGGGCGCGACCCTGGCTGACAGCGTCGACGATCTGCCGGCGAGTCGGCGTTTCTATGCCGGCGGCGACAATTCCATCCGCGGCTGGGGGTTCGATGCGCTGGGGCCGAACGATCCGGTCACGGATGCCGCTGTCGGCGGGCGTTATCTGGCGGTCGGGAGTTTGGAGCTGGAGCGCCAGATCAAAGGCCCCTGGAGCGCGGCGATTTTCACCGATTTCGGCAACGCCTTCGATCCGGATTACGAGCAACGCTTCGCGCAGAGTGCCGGGTTCGGCGTGCGTTGGGCCTCGCCCATTGGACAGGTCCGGCTGGATCTCGCCTTCGCCTTGACCAAGGATCAGGGCGATGACGAGGGCGGATTGCCGCCGGCCCGGCTGCATATCGTGATTGGGCCAGATCTGTGA
- the gorA gene encoding glutathione-disulfide reductase, which translates to MSQHFDLIAIGGGSGGLAVAEKAAQFGQRVALIESAKLGGTCVNAGCVPKKVMWYAASLAEAVAGAPEFGALARSEGLDWSALVAGRNRYVANINQYWDGYVEREGITRIDGQARFVDAQTIAVGDQQYSADHIVIATGGRPIVPRMPGAELGIDSDGFFKLETQPKRVAIVGGGYIGVELAGVLSAFGTEVTVVALEDRLLWLFDPLISATLRENMDAHGITTRLEFEVAGLEQDAEGLTLAARNGERLTGFDQIIWAVGRAPNTRELNLDAAGVECKPNGIIPTDAFQNTNVPGVYAIGDVTGREPLTPVAVAAGRRLAERLFNDKPGLKLDYDNVPTVVFTHPPLGKVGLTEPEARERFGDILTIYETSFTPMRYALNAHGPKTAMKLVCAGPEERVVGIHLIGDGVDEMLQGFGVAVKMGATKADLDATVAIHPSSAEELVTLKVPVRRPGDAL; encoded by the coding sequence ATGAGTCAGCATTTCGACTTGATCGCCATCGGAGGTGGCAGCGGCGGCTTGGCGGTGGCGGAAAAGGCCGCTCAATTCGGCCAGCGGGTTGCCCTGATCGAGTCCGCAAAGCTCGGCGGAACCTGCGTCAACGCCGGCTGCGTTCCGAAGAAGGTCATGTGGTACGCCGCCAGTCTTGCCGAGGCGGTCGCCGGCGCGCCCGAGTTCGGCGCGCTCGCTCGCTCGGAAGGTCTCGACTGGTCGGCGCTGGTCGCCGGACGCAATCGCTACGTCGCCAACATCAACCAGTACTGGGACGGCTACGTCGAACGGGAGGGGATCACCCGGATCGATGGTCAGGCCCGCTTCGTCGATGCGCAGACCATCGCGGTCGGCGATCAGCAGTACAGCGCCGATCATATCGTCATCGCCACCGGTGGCCGGCCCATCGTGCCGCGCATGCCGGGGGCGGAACTCGGCATCGATTCCGATGGATTCTTCAAACTTGAGACCCAGCCCAAGCGCGTGGCCATCGTCGGCGGCGGTTATATCGGCGTCGAGTTGGCGGGCGTACTGAGCGCCTTCGGCACCGAAGTGACGGTCGTCGCACTGGAAGACCGGCTCCTGTGGCTCTTCGATCCGCTCATCAGCGCGACCCTGCGCGAGAACATGGACGCGCACGGCATCACAACCCGGCTCGAATTCGAGGTGGCCGGACTCGAACAGGATGCGGAAGGTCTCACGCTAGCCGCCCGGAACGGCGAACGTCTCACCGGATTCGACCAGATCATCTGGGCCGTCGGCCGCGCGCCCAATACCCGCGAACTCAACCTGGACGCGGCCGGTGTGGAGTGCAAACCCAACGGCATCATCCCGACCGACGCCTTCCAGAACACCAATGTCCCCGGCGTCTACGCCATCGGCGACGTCACCGGCCGCGAGCCCCTGACCCCCGTCGCGGTCGCCGCCGGCCGCCGCCTGGCCGAGCGCCTGTTCAACGACAAACCGGGACTCAAGCTCGACTATGACAACGTCCCGACCGTCGTCTTCACCCACCCGCCACTCGGCAAGGTCGGCCTGACCGAACCCGAGGCGCGCGAACGTTTCGGCGATATTCTGACGATTTATGAGACCAGCTTCACGCCCATGCGCTACGCACTCAATGCGCATGGGCCAAAGACGGCGATGAAACTGGTCTGCGCCGGCCCCGAGGAGCGCGTCGTCGGCATCCATCTGATCGGCGATGGCGTCGACGAGATGCTGCAAGGGTTCGGCGTCGCCGTGAAGATGGGCGCGACCAAGGCGGATCTGGACGCAACGGTTGCCATTCACCCCTCCAGCGCGGAGGAACTGGTGACGCTGAAGGTGCCTGTGCGTCGACCGGGGGATGCGCTCTAA
- the glk gene encoding glucokinase: protein MRLLVGDIGGTKTALGVAQTDGETVTLTEPRRYPSAAFESLDQIVRRYCGETGLICRFAAFAVAGPIQDRRCETTNLPWILDADELEHSFGFAGVDLLNDLEAVAWGVDALGPQDLAVIHPGDGIGTGNACVVAAGTGLGQAGLYWDGVRHHAFATEGGHTDFAPADDLEFALLTHLKARFGRVSWERVVSGMGIANLYEFLLVHRGAEPPAWLRQAIAEGGDTAAAVAQAAADDRCPLCVETMGLFMRLYGREAGNLALKQMALGGVFLGGGIALKNLSALRNGQFLEGFFDKGRMEPLMRRMPVCVILQPHTPLLGAARFMASQ from the coding sequence ATGCGCTTACTGGTGGGTGACATCGGTGGAACCAAGACGGCACTCGGCGTCGCCCAGACCGATGGCGAGACCGTGACGCTGACTGAACCCAGGCGTTACCCGAGCGCGGCCTTCGAGTCGCTCGATCAGATCGTGCGCCGCTATTGCGGGGAAACGGGGTTGATCTGTCGTTTCGCGGCCTTCGCGGTCGCCGGTCCCATTCAGGATCGTCGTTGCGAGACCACGAATCTGCCCTGGATCCTGGATGCCGACGAACTGGAACACTCGTTCGGGTTTGCCGGCGTCGATCTTTTGAACGATCTGGAGGCGGTCGCCTGGGGCGTGGACGCGCTCGGGCCTCAGGATCTGGCCGTGATCCATCCCGGCGATGGGATCGGCACGGGCAATGCCTGCGTGGTGGCCGCCGGGACCGGGCTCGGTCAGGCTGGCCTGTATTGGGATGGCGTGCGGCATCATGCCTTTGCGACCGAGGGCGGACATACCGATTTCGCGCCCGCCGACGACCTGGAATTCGCGCTCCTGACCCATCTGAAGGCGCGTTTCGGACGGGTGAGTTGGGAGCGCGTGGTATCGGGGATGGGAATCGCCAATCTCTACGAGTTTCTGCTGGTCCATCGTGGCGCCGAGCCGCCGGCCTGGCTGAGGCAGGCGATTGCCGAAGGAGGCGATACCGCCGCCGCGGTCGCGCAGGCGGCGGCCGATGATCGTTGCCCGCTCTGCGTCGAGACCATGGGCCTGTTCATGCGTCTGTATGGACGTGAGGCGGGGAATCTGGCCTTGAAACAAATGGCCCTGGGCGGCGTCTTTCTGGGGGGCGGCATTGCCTTGAAGAATCTGTCGGCCTTGCGCAACGGGCAGTTTCTTGAGGGTTTTTTCGATAAGGGCCGGATGGAACCGCTGATGCGCCGGATGCCGGTCTGCGTCATCCTGCAACCCCACACTCCTTTACTGGGCGCGGCGCGTTTCATGGCCTCGCAATAA
- a CDS encoding CopZ family metallochaperone, which translates to MTIELKISGMSCQHCVKAVTEAIQAVPGVESVEVDLARGVARVAGPADADANALIAAVIAAGYGAEPA; encoded by the coding sequence ATGACGATTGAACTGAAGATCTCGGGCATGAGCTGCCAGCACTGCGTCAAGGCGGTGACGGAGGCCATTCAGGCGGTGCCGGGCGTGGAATCGGTCGAGGTGGATCTGGCGCGGGGAGTGGCGCGGGTCGCGGGTCCGGCGGACGCGGACGCGAACGCGCTGATCGCCGCGGTGATCGCCGCCGGCTATGGCGCGGAGCCGGCCTGA
- a CDS encoding cold-shock protein, whose amino-acid sequence MITGVVKWFNNAKGYGFVQPEGRDEDVFVHFSSIDMDGYKTLREGQRVEFELSQGPKGLHAANVHQVS is encoded by the coding sequence ATGATTACCGGTGTCGTCAAATGGTTCAATAACGCCAAAGGCTATGGTTTTGTGCAACCCGAAGGACGCGACGAAGATGTATTCGTCCACTTTTCGTCCATCGACATGGATGGTTACAAGACGTTGCGCGAGGGACAACGGGTCGAGTTCGAGTTGAGTCAGGGCCCCAAGGGACTCCACGCGGCCAATGTCCATCAAGTCAGTTGA